Below is a window of Ahaetulla prasina isolate Xishuangbanna chromosome 1, ASM2864084v1, whole genome shotgun sequence DNA.
AAAGAAGGGAGAAGTGGGAGGAAAGCAAGTATGTCCTAATAGGTGTAAACTAGCACAGTATGCAATCAAACAAGCTGTTGCACTTTCAACAGGATTTTGGACAATCCCAGTAGAAAaaccattttaaattaaaatcaaattaattttcagagcaaaatttaaaacatccagaagccagaaaacTTAACTGCACAAAACATAACCCACCAACTCAGCATTTGTTCAGATATACAGTCACACAATCCAGACAAGCATGCAAAGCTGACAAATTCCAAGGTGGaaacacagaaagaaaacaaatatttacaatGAGGCTATATTTTAACCATTTTCCCCtcccagagcaaaaaaaaaaaaatccttagaaaTAAACCCGActgagggaagagagaagaaaaaagaggaacgCCTGAATTCATGGGGAAAAAACTATCTTTGCCTTGAGTTGGAGGACAATTCGTGTGAAATACAAGTAATGaaatttgaggggggggggaatccctcTTCATCTGCTAGGCTTTCACACTTACTCTGTCCTAGAACACGGAGTAAGACGGTTGTCCCTCTTTTGCACCCCCATCTAACTCAATAACCGAGCGAGTAGCTTTGAACGAAAGCACCTAAGCATGCGCAGAGTGCCTTCTTTTCCCAACTAAAAAAACTCCCCTCCCCGCTTTCCGTGGATGGTCCCATTTAAAGAGTAACGATTAAGCTCTGAGGTGGGCCAGCTCTTTCTTCCTCTAGGCTCCTTCCTCGCCCGCCTTGCACCCACAGCCACCACCAAACTTACAGGCGCCGGTTCTCCCACGGTTTGGGAGGAGGCGGTTGATTGGCCGCCATCACCGCGCAGGAGACCCTGGGTCGagcgctgctgctgctcctgctcctgctgccGCTTTGAAGAGAGCCGAGCTATCGAACTTACGCCACAACCGCGCCGGCTTCCTCAGCTCGCGCGACGAGAGGGTCGATCGACTATTTCTGCCTGCGATGCGTGCTTCCTATTTATTCAAGTCAAAGAGAAGCGTGGAAAGGAAAACCTAGCAACACTTCCGCAAATATACCTCTGCCTTTTAATTGCACCGTTGCCTTAAGTTTTCTAATTTATTTGAAAAACGACATTAAGGCAACAtttgacaattaaccagtggaacagcttgccttcagaaatcgtgagcGCTTCATTactgaagaaactggacagccatctgtttgaaatggtagggtctcctgccagagcagggggctggactagaagacctccaaggccccttccagcgcTATTCTATTACGTTGATTCATGCAATTATCTTTAAATTCTATTCACATGGCCGTCCGATATAAGTCTTTCTTAGGGCTAATAAAGCCACgtttaattttactttttattgaACCCTCCACTCCgtccttttatatattttacttctgaaACAGCATTGAGAATATTTTGCAACATTCAAATAAAGCGGCTAGCCTTAACACTTACTGCTCCGTTTGGACTATTTTCTTCCTACACCATTAAAAAAACTCAATTAACCACAACTTTCTTTGcttgaaaaacttttttttacattgttcATAATTACTTTGATCATCaagactttaatttaaaaaaatcagggctGTATTCTAGAGGAAAAAATAAAGTGTTCTCTTTCAACAACTCAAGAAATCGTTCGTtcgttctttgttttttcttctaagCAAAAAAATGGCTTAGAGCtgagttctccaaccttggcaactttaagtctggaggacttcaaatcccaattccccagccagctttgctggagttgaagtcactttttttgaagtggagtcactttttttctttaatctcgGTATGCTATCACCGCCCTTCATCAAAGCGTTGGAAATTCAAAGAAACGGTAAAGATTTTGCATCCTTGCACAGTTGTGCCCCGGAACAATTATTATCGAGAAAGCGTTTCCTTCCTATCCGGAAGCGAGGAGCAGCTCGTGGGGCGTGGCAGCTAAATAGTTCCCCCTATTCCTCCTATTGACATAAGCGAAAAGGTAGGCGATCGTTGGCCGTTatcttcatatatatgtatatattttagcaGCGTAGAAAGGTTAGGTAGACTACTCTGATTCTTCGATTTCTTGTAGTAAGATAAAGGGATAGAGCCAGCAATACTTAGCCAATGCCTATTCGGAAGTCAGTCCCAGTTTCTGTGCGATTATTTACGTGCTCGCTAATACATGGTAGCAGCGCTGTATATATTCCAGGATCCCGGTTGAATTGCCATTAATATACATTTCCCAATGTAGGGCTCTCCGAGTTTATGCGACCAGTATTCCCGCCCGTTCTAGAGGAGGATGCGAGTTaaacagattttcttttcctgtatgCCAACATCAGAGATCCTGAAAACTTTAATCTAGCCACATTATAAACACAATTACACTTCCAAAAGATCCTCAGCTCTTTCTCGGTAGCATGTTGAAATCCATCCAGCCTGAGGGACCTATTATCTGGCACTATATTGTCAGTCACTTTGTGTTGTCTACCTGTATGGTTTTCTTGGAAAAATAGAGGCATGTTTTATGAttaccaatagaagaaaatatattactCAGAATTGAACTATGTGCTCTCTGCGTTTGGTTGTTtgattacagacatttcattatcctccTAGGTAAGTGCTAGGTCTACATGGTTTACCATTCCATTCTTCCACGCAATAGGAAGTGACACCTCTGCTGTTGTCATTACAGTGATCTTCCACTTCCAACACCTTCCTACATCATTGCTGCCTGATATAGGTACCTGCTTGTTTTTTTCTGGGGAGCTAGAAAGAACTTATTTCTTAGATGATCCTGCTAAGATTATGTACTTTTGGCATTCACTCCTAGCATTATTTGCTCATTCTTTCCTGGAACACTTATCACTATGCTGAGGTAGCAAGCAGGACCCAGGCTAGGAAGTAACTAAGAAACATTCTTGcaaaacagttgtaaatcaaACATTGAGCAACACTCAAGAgggaagagaaaaatatattttattcatttcaatcCTGCTTTTATAATCCGACATATAGGCTGAGATTTGGAATCTATGTgagtatatactatatatactactCTAAATCAATTTACAGTATTTTCAGTTTCATTGTTAATTACTAGAGATTCAATAGACCAGATTACAAAGTCTCAAAAGAAAATAGGCATGAGCATACATtcgtgttttaaaaaaaaatctccaaatatcaaaacatggaataaaatatttttccaaagaTAATTACATGAAAATAGGACTGAGATAAATGCATTTGTCTTCTAACCTTTATCTTAAGATAAAGCATAGCATAATTCTTAAGCTAAAGTCCTTATCACTCTTAAGTtaatttaataaagattttttcttGAGAGAAAAACATTTAGGATTGCACTGATATCCaaaaaccagaatttttcttctAGCACAAAATCAATGGCTCACTATACATTGTTGACTGGATAAGAGCTGGAGCTGCACATGTATAATTGGAAGATGCAACCAATTTTAACTTGCATTACCCCCTAAAACTGTATGAAATATCAAAAGGATGAACATAGAAAAACTAAACAaagtgaaagatgaaatgaattgACTACACACTGACATCTTAGACATCAGCAAATTGAAATGAGAGAAGAGAAATCAAGATTCAAATTTTCACTGGAGGCACAAATGACTGAGCTCAAATTACCAGTACCAGTGGTTAAGGTGTTGGCCTAGAAATCAGCAGACTAAGTTGTAGGCTTCCCTTAGGCATGAGAGCTTGATGGGTGACTATGGCCAGtgactctcagcccaatccatgtCACAGGGTTTGTTGCTGAGAAAATAGGAATATTTGATTTACATTAATTAGCTGCcttgaattatatataaaaaggtgggataaaatcTAATAATAGCAGCGTTATAAATATTCAGGTATTTTGTGCAAAAGATGTCTCTCTCTGTAGAAATCTatcatgttgggaaagatggaaggaaatagAACAGGACAATCAGCAGCAGGGTGATTAGATTATGGTTTTGATGAGTACACCATTAGAAGACCTGAAGGCCACTTTGAGGATAGATCATCCTGGAAAAAGGTCTTTTTAATGGTTGTTATGCATGACTAATATAATTGTTAGTTCCATATcttttttgttaatttgtcctttctaaatgttttttATGATTTTTTCTTAGGAACAAAGGAACCTTCCATTTATTGTCAGACCTTTAGTCAATTAAGCTTAATATAGTCTATTCTGACAATAGGGGGAAGGAGGAACTGCATGTAGCACATGCATACTATTAGTGAAATACGGTCTTCCTTGTTCCTCTTTCCATTGCGGTTATTGTAGTGATTCTGTAAATAACTTTTCCCCCCAATACAGGCTTCATCAACATGGTTGTACTGGCAGAAAAAGACAGACCTGTTGCTCAGATGTTACTGAATTCTGGAACATGTCCCCGCTGTATTTTCAGATTCTGTGGTGTAGGATTACAGACTTCTTACAGGCAACCTCATAAGGTTTGATTAAATTAGAATATACAGTATTGATGAGAATTATTTTCATGAAGTGTTCAGTCTTAGTCACACCTCTTTTCATAGCATCTTTCCTGAAGGTTGAAAGGAGATTTGGAGTGAACAGGATCCAAAATGTTTTCACAGTGAAGGAAGACATGAAAGCAGTACTATTTATTACGTTATGCTAGGGACCCTGAATGGGGGAAGGAGATGAGAACTAATGCTAAAAATATCTATCTCAGAGTCCAGCCAAAGAAATAACCAAGCATACCATCATGAAGCCAATGGATTAATAAACTGAAAGTGATTAAAAGTCAGTAGTGTCTCATTTATGACTGACTCTTAGAGTCCAGGTCTGTGTAGGAATTTGGATATTAAGCTATTTAGTCTCCTCTGATGGTTCCATTTGTtaatttgtttttctcttctaaaTATCAGTGGTCTTTTCTATCATCTGCAGGCCTCAGACTTGTTTTTCAATGCTCTGCCCTTgataacattttttgttgtggttGTTTCAGGCATGGATTAAAAATGATGCCACTGTTAGCTGCTTCTTTTAACAGTTTCAGTCTTATTCTGTTCAGCATTTCAGACATTTCATCCAGCAAATGTGAAGGGACAGCTGGAATATGTAGCTGTTTTATGCTGCTTTAGATCATTGGTCTATCAAGCATAATACCATTTCTTTGACCGTCAGCTTTGTATCTCAGGCCTAGTTTTTTCCTCAAAATACTTTTGAAGAATTTCCTAATGGATAAATCTTACTGAAGATACTGTAAGAATCTGCGCTGTTGGACTGAGCTATGGCTTACTtgaaattttcagcctattttctTCTCGCCTCTCTTTTATTGTCACCTGCCCAAAAGTCTGCGCCCAGAATTATGATATTCTGTAATGGAGAACTAGAGCATTCATTCTTCTCAGTGTTGGTGTTATGATCCCCAGCCTAATCCTATGCAGGTTTACTCAAAACTAAAACTCACTGGCTTTAAATTTACTTACAAGATCACTGATTGCCTGACATTAATTTTGTTAAAAACTCTTGTGCAAATAAACAGGACTTGTAGTTTTCAGTTTGAGACATCCCTTTAATGATAACTTGATGCTGTTTTCCCATGTTGAATGCAAAACCATATTGAcagatttctatttttgttttgttttttgatcaatcaggatttatttcaTGAGCTATGCAAGTTTCTGGAGAGCAAAGAAGATGAAAATATATTATCTTGTGAAATGGCTAATCCCCCATGTAAAAGGATCAAACTGGAAAATGCTAATGGGATTAAAGATCAAAACCCAAATGGAAGTCATGAGCTAAACGACATGGACAATGATGGAAGTGATACTCCAGCAATTGAAAACTTAAATCCAGTTGTGTGCAATATATGTTTGGGGATTCTACAGGATCTTTGTGAAATAGACTTTGTCAAAGATGTAAGTGTCAGCCTTGTGGAGctttattttcagtttttcaaaggaTAAAACCAAATGTAACATGCAATATTGTTGTAAACATAGCTGGTATTCATATAGGATTTCACTGAACATTTTGTTGCTCATACCTATCTGAGAGTAAATATCATTGCTCCCAAATAAGTGCACAAACAAATTAGACAAGAATTAGTTCTACTGCAGTTACAGTATCTTGGATAATTCTAAGCAAGCAACCCATTTAGGAAAATTTAGAATTCAGTTGcagccttttatttttcttggtcTAAATTATTCCAGGTGCTTCCTCCTTCCTGATTTACTTGTGTTCTCTAAGCTGGTAAGCACCAGGAAGCACAGGCTTCACTGGGTAAAATATTCTTCCAGAAGGGCAATTTTGTCGATTCTGACTAATGTGTCTGCTCCTAGCTTACAGGCTCAGATTCAATGCCTGAGTCACCATTTAATAGCTCCTACATGATCAGTATTCCTCAACCAGCTGGTTTTTCTCACTCTTTTTGATTGTTCAAGCATCTTTTGGGATAGAAAGGAATACCAAAAGAATACAACATGAACTGTTGTGGAAATGAAACTTCTTGAATTGGCAAAGATCAGTATAATTAAATATGTTCCTCTTCTTTGTAAAGAAAGCAACGCTTTCTGCAGCTTCAGAACTGCTAAACAAACATGCATTCTTTAAGGCAAATGTGCATCTACGTTGATggtttttttctatattttgcaAGAACAATATTTGTAGTTCTCCTGCCAGGTTTGGTTAATCTATTCAACCTCTGAATTGATTGTGATGAGACATTTTTGAAGAGATGTAAATTTTTACTCCAATACTAAACTGGTGAGAAGCAGTTAGACAGTAAGTACTAAAAGAATCTACTAAAAGAATCAACACATTTATTCTAAGGTAAAAATGGTATATCTACAAAcagaattatttttgaaataatattaCTCAAAATAGTTTCTAGATTGCCCTGTATGAAATAATTTGTTCTGGGTTGAAATATGgcaagtaaatattttaaataaatctatATTTTTCAGGTATGCCATAAGATTAATTCTTCTGAATATCAGTTTTCCAGTTTTGTGTTTTCAGTGTCGTTCCCACCACAACTTTCAGTCAGAGAGGTGGGTATTTTGCTGATACTTTTATTTATGCTTCAAATTGGCCTTCAATGAGAAAGAAAGGATGTTCTTACATATTACCTTGCTTTGGATGCTGGGAAATTCACTTTGTCAGGCAAATATTGAATAACTTGGATTGGCAGTAGTTGGCCAAGATGGTGGATCAATGGTGGAGCAAAGTGGAAAATGACGGCTGGCAGTTTGGGTTAGGTTGATTTGAAGTTTAGCATTTCACTTGgggatggcagaaatattttagCCAAGTATGTATCAGACAGACTTTGATTTTTATGAAAAGTAGAGAAAACTTGCTCGGTATTTTCAGCCAGttactgaggaaaaaaatatatcaatgcTCTTTCTTTCTCATGCTCCATCTCTTTTGTTTCCCTACTTTTTCCTAAAGCATGCAGCATGGCTGCTGGTGAAAGAAGAAATGGGGTGAGTATTTTCTCCAGACAATCttagtaacaatagcaatagcatttagacttatataccactttacagtgctttacagccctctctaagcggtttacagactcagcgtattacccccaacaatctggtcctcattttacccacttcagaaggatggaaagctgagtcaaccttgagcctggtgagatttgaactgccaaattgcaggcaggcagcagtcagcagaagtatcctgaagtactgcactctaaccactgcaccatcgtgGCTCATATGATTTAAATGATTTAATTATGATTGAAACAACAGTGACCTTGGTTAAGTCATGTAACAACTGATTGCTGGGCACATGATTATAGTATACATAAGTGGACAAAGCTATGACTGGTTCTGGATATTCCATCATGGATCAGTGTGTTTCTACTGTCACTCTGGCAAGTGTGACAGATGTTGCCAGTCCTGTACTCTATACTACTTATTTTTAGATCCTTGAATTATAATAGATTGTTAATAGTCACTTTAGTCTAGTGGATAAGCCACCAGGCTATATAGCAGGACGTTGTGAGTTCAATCCCCctgtagccatgaaagccagttgactgaccttgggccagtcactctctctcagcccaactcatcttccAGGATTGTTGTGAGGAATATATATCACCATcttgtgttatttgtaaaaataataaaggtgggatataaagaaACAAATGAATTACAGAAGATCTTGTTCAGATGGTGAAAATATGGGTCAGTTTATTTTTTATCCTAATTGCACATACTTCAGAAAACACTGTCTTTTTTACAATTTAGGAAACAGGGCTTCTCAATTGGAAAAGATGACTTTGTTCAGCTGAAAGAAGCTTACAAATGGCTAATCCATCCCCGCTTCTTGGAGGAGTTGGGAGTCCCTGCTGATGGAAAGGTAGCATATACACAAACCATTTACTCTGCTTTTGCAACAAATATAAAACATAGAATACTAGTGGGATAAGCCCATATTATACATTGCCTCCATCATTTTGCATTTCTAAGATTATGGAGCTGAAAATCTCTTTGTTGTGTTGATTGAATTTTATTCTTTCATTAAtatattgaatatttttaatatcCTTAACCATTGATTTGTTTAGAATATTTCACGCCCTGGTCCCAAAGTTCAGGCAAATAATTTTCACTTCAGCAATACTTAGGTGTTTGTAAAAGAAATTTCTTTTGAAGTGTTACAATATAATGTAATTAGATGACCTCATTAGGGATAATTCTTTTCAAAGTATCTTTTGTCCCATTAGTAACAAACGGGAAAAGAGCCTTTGATATTATATTGTGGAATGCTCAGTCATGAAATTTTTGTGCTAATGTTACATTTATTTTGGTACCAGGTCAAAATTTCATTTCtctctgcattttaaattgttcaGCTTGGCCTACCATGCTTGCATTGCCTTTTCATATTGTTTTGTTGCATTTTCTGGTTGTAAAGCATTTTAATAAAGAACAGTTGATAAATAACCCAAATAAAGAATAAATTTAGTATTAACCCGCAGTATAGTTGCTTCTCTTTTTATAATGGTAGGAGGGAGCAGTGGAGATGAAAATTAAAGAACTGAAAGACTTAAAGGGACAATTAAACTCAAACTTCTTTCATAGAGAGTAAGATAATTTGGGTTTGTCAGAATCATTATGATTGAAACTTTGAACCAATTCAAATTATTAAGCCAACTGTAGACCATGGTTTCATATTCTGGCTGGTATTTCATGGTTTATTGGTATATGTAAAATCATTCTGATTTTCTTTGGTAAAAGGGAATGAAATGGAAGCATCCACAAGCACTGAAGATATCCAGTGATTATTGCAGGAAATTCTCAGAAATGCATCCGAGAAACATGCCTATTTCTTAATGCCAATATGAATAATACAGCTGATCTCCTTAACATTTGCAGTTGTATACATGTCTTTAACATGTGCAGTTGTATGTCTGAGGGCCTTGTGTGGATCACTGCCTCTTGCATATGCTTTAAGGACTTGAATCTGTTACTCACATTTTGTATTTGCTGAGCAGCAAATACAGTTCCTGTTTAATATTAGTCACATCAAATCTATTCCTGATGATAGGCTTCAGGTGATTGGACAGACTGAATTcaatcttttgaagaaaaaagtgaTGTGGAGGAAATCGGTAGCAATTAAAAATTAACTTCTCTCCTTGTGATACAGAGCCTGTTTGAAGTGAGTGTTGTATTTGCTCATCCAGAGACAGATGAAGATTGCTGTTTCCTGTAAGTATAATGTAACAAGCAGTGTTTTATGAGAGCAGAGACATTCTAGATCTCCCTCCAATATTTGAGATATCTTGAGCAAGTACTTTTTGAAATAGCTAGTAAACAAGCTATTTTGCCTGATAGTGCTGCTGCTGAGGGCTAGGTGCCCTTCATAATATCACCATGCTTGGGTTGCATTCCTTAGGATAACAACAGAGTAAGTGGCACTCAGATATCACTTACTTTGTTTCCAAAAACATGCTGCTCCTAGCCCATGATTCTGGTACCAAGAGGATCGTTAAAGTGGAGTGGACAGGTTAAGAATGTAACTTTACTCACTCATGCTTCTACCCTTCACATACTAAATGTCTTccacttaaaaaagagaaagccCACAAGATCTGGGGAGTGAAGTGATCCATCTTTCTAATCAAGAATGAAATGTAAGGGCCTGAACTGGGATTTAAATAGTTCCAATTGAGTTGATTGCCTCACGCTTGTATTTTGCTTGAATATAGCCCTGTGATCTTCCAGTCAatagaagatagcaatagcaatagcactttgacttatatacctcttcctagtgctttacatccctctctaagcggtttacagagtcagcatattgcccccaacaatctgggtcctcattttaccaacctcggaaggatggaaaactgaatcaaccttgaatctggtgagattcgatctgccaaactgctggcagctggtgatcagcagaagtagcctgcagtactgcagtctaaccactgcgccactgtagcTCAGATATTAGAATCTTCTGCTCTTTAGCTTTTTAATCCCTGGGCAAGTGTCAGCAGGAGCTCAATAACACAAAGCTCCTCAGATTGGCCTTAACTTTGCTGTGATATTCTGCCAAAGAAGCAGAGCCTTCCAGTTCTATGGCCAAAGGAAgacagtctaaggcaggggtgtcaaactcgcggcccgcgggccagatgtgttACGTGCTGCGCCCCCCTCATtttagcaaaggaggaaaaagttgaaatacgtcatgtgatgacaatgtgacaatgGGAGTTGGACACTCCTGACTAGATAGAGTTGCCTGACTAGATAGAGATGGGAAAGGTGTTTTCACAAATATCTATCTTCTTGGCAATTGTtcttaataaaatgttttgaCACCGGCAAATATAAAACATACTATTGTATTCATTCTGGCATGGAGGCCCTAGAAGAAGAAGGTCTAGAGTATGCACTAGTAGTAGCTGCACCTGAGAAGAGCAGAAAATCCTCCTCCTGTCCTGTTTGGTAGAAAATGTAACCACCTGTTTAAAGATATTTGactgatttttgttgtttttcattCAGAGCTTCAGTGTGTCCAAGCTGCTTCAAACCAGCAAAAAATAAACAGgtaattttaattgtatacaGTTAGCAGTACCTGTGCTCCAAATCTGTATCTCACAATAGGCACTCTGATGCTttctaaatattttgaatttgctGGGTGAAGTTACATGAGTTCCCATTCAAGAACATCTGGAGAATAGCGGAGTACTTACCATGGCTtcgatttttttatatatatgtatctttAAAAACAGGCAATTGCTAGTTGCAGGTTCCTTAGTTGCCATAGTATGCTTGCATGCTTGTTCTTGTCTTTTAGCATTATTTGGTGTGTatagtttttaactttttttagctGCCCAGAATTTGAAAGAtggccagccatatgaaataaataagaatatgtATGAATCcaaggcatgaagccaactgttgaccttgggccagtcactttttcttagTCCTAgggagaaggcaatggcaaaacatgtctgaaaaaccttgccaaaaaaactgcagggacttatttTGGCAGAGTCTGaaaatcagacacaattgaatagaaggaaataaaaataaaaatgaataaagtaCAGGGAGGCATATACTTCCCAGGTAAGCAGTCTGAAGTTAGAATTTGTAAAACCTAAGTCTTTACTCAAatgtaaaacttttcttctatAATAAAGCACCAAGCTTAGAACAAAATAAGGAAACAACGGACAAAAGGGATACTACTAGATAAGCTACTGAAAAATAGCTTCATACTTGGCTAAAACAaatcaaatagaaaaaataaagttTGCAGTGTCTGATAACTCAGGTAATATTTTGCTTTTCTCTATAGTCAGTCTTCACCAGAATGGCTGTGGTAAAAGCTTTGGATATGATTGATGAAGAAGAGTTTCACAAGTAAGTAACTCCTGAGTTTATGTTAcacagggagggggagggggagggagggagggagagagagagggagagagattttacaACACAAAGATAGTCAAATGGAACCTTGGATTTGGTCTGTACAAGCGTGGGCGGTAGCAGCATGGCAGAGAGAGCCTCATCCCCGACCATGAGCCAGTCTGACCCTCCCAGACTTCATAGAGCTGAGAATTGTAGCCCCAGGCATACCAGGGCTTCTACCAAAGGGGCGTCTCAAAAAGAAAGTTCCAGAAGGCATTTGTCTAAGAGGGCTTCTGTTGTCTTGGATAGAGATGCCAAAAGGCGCCACATGGCTCTAGAAAAACAATTTTCCAAAGGCCAGGTGCAGGAGCCCAGAGAGCCCACTGTTTCTTTTGCAGCAGATGTATTTTCTGCATCATTGCAACCTGATTTGTCTCAACTCAAATCAGTGAGATGCAGCAAAGGGAGTGGTCACCAGAGGGAGCTGATGAGCTTCCATCTGTTTTTGCAACAGGGCAGCAGGAGGATTTTCTGCTCTTAGCTGCAGCTACTACTAGTGCGCACTCTAGACCTTCTTCTTCTAGGCCTCCGTGCCAGAAGCTACATTTACTCCTACTGCAGGGGGCTCCACCCAGAGGAGGCCCAGGGATCTGGGCTATCTATGGATATGAGGAACTTAATTGCTGAAGCCATTTTACAAGGCATAGCGGCAGGTTTACAGCAGAGATGCCATTCTCAGC
It encodes the following:
- the PUS10 gene encoding tRNA pseudouridine synthase Pus10 isoform X1 encodes the protein MVVLAEKDRPVAQMLLNSGTCPRCIFRFCGVGLQTSYRQPHKDLFHELCKFLESKEDENILSCEMANPPCKRIKLENANGIKDQNPNGSHELNDMDNDGSDTPAIENLNPVVCNICLGILQDLCEIDFVKDVCHKINSSEYQFSSFVFSVSFPPQLSVREHAAWLLVKEEMGKQGFSIGKDDFVQLKEAYKWLIHPRFLEELGVPADGKSLFEVSVVFAHPETDEDCCFLASVCPSCFKPAKNKQSVFTRMAVVKALDMIDEEEFHKNYPSPPCSPKTPCTAVDIQCNNGAIFVAGRYNKYSRTLPQTPWIIDGERKMESSVEELILEHLMVAFKADSFNFSSSGREDVDVRTLGNGRPFAVELVNPRKVQLAAVEMKELQQRINSSSEKVQVRDLQLVNREAIVHMKEGEEEKTKSYSALIWTKKVIQKEDITFLDSMKDLKLDQKTPLRVLHRRPLAVRIRVIHSMQSEYIDEHHFRLHLKTQAGTYIKEFVHGDFGRTKPNIGFLLKTTADILELDVESVDVDWPPALND
- the PUS10 gene encoding tRNA pseudouridine synthase Pus10 isoform X2; this encodes MVVLAEKDRPVAQMLLNSGTCPRCIFRFCGVGLQTSYRQPHKDLFHELCKFLESKEDENILSCEMANPPCKRIKLENANGIKDQNPNGSHELNDMDNDGSDTPAIENLNPVVCNICLGILQDLCEIDFVKDVCHKINSSEYQFSSFVFSVSFPPQLSVREHAAWLLVKEEMGKQGFSIGKDDFVQLKEAYKWLIHPRFLEELGVPADGKSLFEVSVVFAHPETDEDCCFLASVCPSCFKPAKNKQSVFTRMAVVKALDMIDEEEFHKNYPSPPCSPKTPCTAVDIQCNNGAIFVAGRYNKYSRTLPQTPWIIDGERKMESSVEELILEHLMVAFKADSFNFSSSGREDVDVRTLGNGRPFAVELVNPRKVQLAAVEMKELQQRINSSSEKVQVRDLQLVNREAIVHMKEGEEEKTKSYSALIWTKKVIQKEDITFLDSMKVACLGWT